A window of the Bdellovibrio sp. ZAP7 genome harbors these coding sequences:
- a CDS encoding type II and III secretion system protein, giving the protein MKAILFLLCLIYSHVAFAVPTEIVLSLGESSSLNIHTRSSVWIQDRAILKAEALGSRLNIKGVGEGMTNVRVDGNLYRIQVVHPGKRAALSDLKKQLTKFIGLNVEVGEGDLLVTGRLYRLQDWVRLAESLKVSGITYQMRATMSPSLQNESQQHLSDLLNKAKIPPQTIIFVPAPEIRVAGNDLALRKYQKLLQPYGISIVKDQTSLDIAPTVKVQITVAEVIHSNAMKYGIKWPQEYSATVLPKDGNVWGEAVFTAQAFEEKGFGKILASPNIICRSGSEAEFLAGGEFPIKIMNYEVQDIVWKRYGILLRVKPRADSAGRISLSIETEVSTLDQARAVDGVPGVLTNRVSSHFDLTRPQTIALSGLLKNDDGNSSSGLPILSRIPILGPLFSSKDFRENKSELVIFVRPSIMNENENNGEGRPHHLGEIRNNI; this is encoded by the coding sequence ATGAAGGCCATTCTATTTTTACTTTGTCTGATTTATTCCCACGTTGCATTCGCCGTCCCTACTGAAATCGTTCTTTCATTAGGTGAATCCAGCAGCCTAAATATTCACACTCGTTCATCCGTATGGATTCAAGATCGCGCGATTCTAAAAGCCGAAGCGCTCGGATCACGCTTAAACATCAAGGGTGTTGGCGAGGGAATGACCAATGTAAGAGTTGACGGCAATCTTTATCGCATTCAAGTGGTTCACCCCGGAAAACGAGCGGCTCTTTCAGATTTGAAAAAACAGCTCACGAAATTTATCGGGCTGAATGTCGAAGTTGGTGAAGGCGATTTATTGGTCACGGGCCGCCTGTATCGCCTGCAGGATTGGGTTCGCTTGGCTGAATCGTTGAAAGTTTCAGGCATCACATATCAAATGCGTGCAACAATGTCCCCGTCCCTGCAAAATGAAAGTCAGCAACATCTCAGTGACCTGTTGAATAAAGCGAAAATCCCTCCGCAAACTATTATCTTTGTGCCAGCACCCGAAATTCGAGTGGCGGGAAATGATCTGGCTTTACGTAAATACCAAAAATTGCTGCAACCCTATGGGATTTCCATCGTCAAAGACCAAACCAGTCTCGATATCGCACCCACGGTGAAAGTGCAGATCACTGTTGCCGAAGTCATTCACTCCAACGCCATGAAGTATGGTATCAAATGGCCCCAGGAATATTCCGCAACCGTATTACCCAAAGACGGAAATGTTTGGGGCGAAGCCGTCTTTACCGCACAAGCATTTGAGGAAAAAGGCTTCGGGAAAATCTTGGCCAGTCCCAATATCATTTGTCGCAGTGGCAGCGAGGCTGAATTCCTGGCTGGCGGAGAGTTCCCAATCAAAATCATGAATTATGAAGTTCAAGATATCGTGTGGAAAAGGTATGGGATCTTGCTGCGAGTGAAGCCGCGGGCGGACTCTGCCGGCAGAATCAGCCTTTCCATTGAAACGGAAGTGTCTACCTTGGATCAAGCCCGTGCTGTTGATGGTGTCCCCGGAGTTTTAACCAATCGGGTTTCCAGTCACTTTGATTTGACCCGTCCACAGACCATTGCGCTTTCAGGTCTGTTAAAAAATGATGACGGAAACAGCTCAAGCGGTCTGCCAATACTTTCTAGAATTCCCATCCTAGGCCCGCTGTTTTCCAGTAAAGACTTTCGGGAAAACAAGTCAGAGCTTGTGATCTTTGTTCGCCCCTCCATCATGAACGAAAATGAAAACAACGGTGAAGGCCGCCCCCACCACCTGGGCGAGATTCGAAATAATATATGA
- a CDS encoding TadE family protein, translated as MTSHQTNRKANKGQGLIEAVLILPVLMAFITLLFFTAYRALVYFYADAALHEAMICTDSESIASCEHEFKTHIQKVLLNGEVPELRLNQRGSGKRYTLQGEVKIQNQIQIRKEMKFPLKGTL; from the coding sequence ATGACAAGTCATCAAACAAATCGAAAGGCAAATAAAGGACAAGGACTGATTGAGGCTGTCTTAATCCTTCCAGTTTTGATGGCTTTTATCACTCTTCTGTTTTTTACAGCATATCGTGCACTGGTATATTTTTACGCAGATGCAGCACTTCACGAAGCCATGATTTGCACGGACTCAGAAAGTATCGCCAGTTGCGAACATGAATTTAAAACTCATATTCAAAAAGTTCTGCTCAATGGCGAAGTTCCAGAGCTCCGCTTAAATCAGCGAGGATCTGGCAAAAGATACACTCTTCAAGGCGAAGTCAAAATCCAGAATCAAATCCAGATTCGTAAGGAGATGAAATTCCCACTTAAAGGTACGCTATGA
- a CDS encoding DUF4097 family beta strand repeat-containing protein, translated as MLKKLIMGAIALFFIFVGSMIILIGYTVYNPNSIFTAFNKVTRHFAAGEDHKEQEEYFLQGIRTIQMRSDRMPIHVRTYNGSTLKVLVEGKAPRFEKGPFISQITEPGQLNLELHDPMSTHWIHLNINGEEYTEESDSKLEASVYLPEKYAGTLQLQSQSGDIEFVVDKNQIFEFELKSEIGKIDNRAQMNPAAATSLDQVAKIHILTTSGNITVTN; from the coding sequence ATGTTGAAGAAGCTGATCATGGGCGCGATTGCCCTCTTTTTTATATTTGTCGGCTCGATGATTATTCTCATCGGATATACGGTCTATAATCCGAATTCGATCTTCACTGCTTTCAATAAAGTCACCAGACACTTTGCCGCCGGCGAAGATCATAAGGAACAAGAAGAATACTTCCTGCAGGGAATCCGAACCATCCAGATGCGCAGCGACCGAATGCCAATTCATGTGCGAACATACAATGGTTCCACATTGAAAGTTTTGGTCGAGGGCAAAGCTCCCCGTTTTGAAAAAGGTCCATTTATCAGCCAGATCACAGAGCCAGGACAGTTGAATCTAGAACTGCATGATCCGATGTCGACACATTGGATTCATTTGAATATCAATGGCGAAGAGTACACCGAAGAATCCGACTCAAAGCTTGAGGCTTCCGTTTATCTTCCGGAAAAATACGCGGGCACACTGCAATTGCAATCGCAAAGCGGAGATATTGAATTTGTCGTCGATAAAAATCAAATTTTTGAATTTGAATTGAAATCAGAGATCGGCAAGATCGATAATCGCGCTCAGATGAATCCTGCAGCGGCCACATCTTTAGACCAAGTGGCTAAGATTCACATCCTAACCACTTCTGGAAACATCACAGTCACTAACTAG
- the aspS gene encoding aspartate--tRNA ligase — protein MKFVKDLKRTDYCGKMTAANVGQKVVVMGWVDVRRDHGNLVFIDLRDREGIVQVVLDPNKSETSASKNLRGEFVIAVEGIVRARPDGMKNTKIKTGEVEIEATRCEILNESAVPPFQAGDNNVNEMLRLKYRYLDLRTERLQSHLITRHKVAQVVRRFLSDNGFLEVETPILYKSTPEGARDYLVPSRVNQGTFYALPQSPQTLKQLLMIGGYDRYFQIARCFRDEDLRADRQPEFSQIDMEMSFIDQEDIMAMNERMLRTIWKEIKGIDVGEIPRMTYQDAMDRYGIDKPDTRFGMEIKDLKSIVTGSGFKVFDDVLAREGIVRGIAVPKGGAYSRGQFDKLTDMAKRAGAKGLVWIKSEADGTLSSPVSKFFSPEKLSEIFMATGAQKGDCALIVGDEFDIACAALSTLRLHLGKELNLIDTKTYKFLWVVDFPLLEYSPDEKRWVARHHPFTSPKDESFDDLLGTNEAAYGKILAKAYDLVCNGYEMGGGSIRIYRNEIQQAMFRLLGMSKEETEHKFGFFLEALKYGTPPHGGIAWGLDRLVMLLCETDAIREVIAFPKTAKATDLMADCPSEVKNDQLAEVGVRLSALAEKTLADKAKGVTAKESEA, from the coding sequence ATGAAATTTGTTAAGGATCTTAAGAGAACTGATTATTGCGGTAAAATGACTGCAGCTAATGTTGGGCAAAAAGTTGTTGTGATGGGTTGGGTCGATGTGCGACGCGATCACGGGAACTTGGTGTTCATTGATTTGCGCGATCGTGAAGGTATCGTGCAAGTAGTTCTTGATCCAAACAAATCTGAAACGTCAGCTTCAAAAAATCTTCGTGGCGAATTCGTTATCGCGGTTGAAGGTATCGTTCGTGCGCGCCCAGATGGTATGAAAAATACTAAAATCAAAACGGGTGAAGTGGAAATCGAAGCGACTCGCTGTGAAATCTTGAATGAGTCTGCAGTTCCTCCGTTCCAAGCGGGCGATAACAACGTGAACGAAATGCTGCGTTTGAAATATCGTTATTTGGATTTGCGCACAGAGCGTTTGCAATCTCACTTGATCACTCGTCATAAGGTGGCTCAAGTGGTTCGTCGCTTCTTATCTGATAACGGCTTCCTGGAAGTGGAAACTCCGATTCTTTACAAATCGACTCCAGAAGGTGCGCGTGACTATTTGGTTCCCTCACGTGTGAATCAAGGGACTTTTTATGCGTTGCCACAGTCTCCGCAAACTTTGAAACAGCTTTTGATGATCGGTGGTTATGACCGTTACTTCCAAATCGCCCGTTGCTTCCGTGACGAAGATTTGCGTGCGGATCGCCAGCCTGAGTTTTCACAAATCGATATGGAGATGTCATTCATTGACCAAGAAGACATCATGGCAATGAATGAAAGAATGCTTCGCACGATCTGGAAAGAGATCAAAGGTATCGATGTGGGCGAAATCCCTCGCATGACTTACCAGGATGCGATGGACCGTTATGGTATCGATAAACCTGACACGCGTTTCGGTATGGAGATCAAAGATTTGAAATCCATAGTGACGGGTTCTGGCTTTAAAGTATTCGACGATGTTTTGGCTCGTGAAGGTATCGTTCGTGGCATCGCCGTTCCTAAAGGTGGCGCATACTCTCGCGGTCAATTTGATAAACTTACGGATATGGCGAAACGTGCGGGTGCAAAAGGTTTGGTATGGATCAAATCTGAAGCAGATGGCACATTGAGCTCTCCAGTTTCTAAATTCTTTTCGCCAGAAAAACTTTCTGAGATCTTTATGGCGACAGGCGCACAAAAAGGCGACTGTGCATTGATCGTTGGCGATGAATTCGATATCGCATGTGCGGCTCTTTCGACATTGCGTCTGCACTTGGGTAAAGAATTGAATTTGATCGACACTAAAACTTATAAATTCTTGTGGGTGGTGGACTTCCCACTTCTTGAGTACTCTCCAGATGAAAAACGCTGGGTGGCTCGTCACCATCCGTTCACTTCACCTAAGGATGAGTCTTTTGACGACTTGTTGGGTACGAACGAAGCGGCTTATGGCAAGATCCTGGCGAAAGCGTACGACCTTGTTTGTAACGGATACGAAATGGGTGGCGGATCTATCCGTATCTATCGTAACGAAATTCAACAGGCGATGTTCCGTTTGTTGGGCATGAGCAAAGAAGAAACTGAACACAAATTTGGATTCTTCTTGGAAGCTTTGAAATACGGAACACCTCCACACGGTGGTATCGCTTGGGGCTTGGACCGTTTGGTGATGCTACTTTGTGAAACAGACGCTATCCGTGAAGTGATTGCATTCCCGAAAACGGCGAAAGCAACTGACTTGATGGCAGACTGCCCAAGTGAAGTGAAAAACGATCAGCTGGCAGAAGTTGGTGTTCGTTTGAGTGCTTTGGCAGAGAAAACTTTGGCTGATAAAGCTAAGGGTGTAACAGCGAAAGAGAGCGAGGCTTAA
- a CDS encoding polyhydroxyalkanoic acid system family protein, giving the protein MPKFTINHDSSQPAPEAYKKIKEFLANDLDIRKFDPKLKCDFTDGTMSCKLNGSQFKADMSVAAAGNGSKVSVVVDLPLMLTPFKGKVQETLERKLAKYLA; this is encoded by the coding sequence ATGCCCAAGTTCACGATTAATCACGATTCCAGCCAACCTGCCCCTGAAGCCTATAAGAAAATTAAAGAATTTTTGGCAAATGACCTTGATATTCGTAAATTCGATCCCAAATTGAAGTGCGATTTCACGGATGGAACGATGAGTTGCAAGCTTAACGGCTCTCAATTCAAAGCGGACATGAGTGTTGCCGCTGCGGGCAATGGCAGTAAGGTATCAGTTGTGGTGGATCTACCATTGATGCTGACTCCGTTCAAGGGTAAGGTTCAGGAAACTTTGGAGCGTAAGCTTGCTAAGTATCTGGCTTAA
- a CDS encoding CpaF family protein, with the protein MINLLKQHYLDLQSAIQSLPLNELLLSPDEETQLRSQKIDQLIQQETTLLDAAIGERLRAEFYSWGPLCSLMEDETVTEIIVNGPDKIWFEKNGTLTEHQDRFLSEISFRNCIERMSQAAKCFITVEHPSADSSFGDFRLSLIGADLTQSHAHLSLRRHPKNPWTFEKLKSHQWCGDSEVSFFKQLIQERKNFLVIGSTGSGKTSVLNSLLDLLPKNERVVVIEDTSEIALSNGASMKLHTREDPQGILPNIDQTQLVKRSLRLRPDRLVMGEVRGSEAKDFLMALATGHAGSFGTLHAQDPQQALIRLEMLIQMGAPQWNLIAIRRLIQLSLDYILVAGREPSGLRIFKGAYRLCSLEDHGFLVEPLDLTSSGRTLERL; encoded by the coding sequence ATGATCAATCTTCTTAAGCAGCATTATCTGGATCTTCAGAGTGCCATTCAAAGTCTGCCCTTAAATGAGTTGCTGCTCTCCCCGGATGAAGAAACCCAGCTGCGTTCGCAAAAAATTGACCAATTGATTCAGCAGGAAACCACCTTGCTGGATGCAGCAATCGGCGAAAGACTTCGCGCGGAGTTTTATTCCTGGGGACCTCTCTGCAGTTTGATGGAGGACGAAACAGTTACGGAAATTATAGTGAACGGTCCGGATAAAATCTGGTTCGAAAAAAATGGAACACTGACAGAACATCAGGACCGATTCTTATCTGAAATCAGTTTTCGCAATTGCATCGAACGGATGTCCCAGGCGGCGAAATGCTTTATCACCGTTGAACATCCCTCCGCGGATAGCAGTTTTGGTGACTTTCGTTTAAGTCTGATCGGAGCCGACCTCACGCAGTCGCACGCACATCTTTCCCTCCGTCGCCACCCGAAAAATCCTTGGACATTCGAGAAATTGAAATCCCATCAGTGGTGTGGAGATAGTGAAGTGTCGTTTTTTAAACAGCTGATTCAAGAACGAAAGAACTTCCTGGTTATTGGCTCCACAGGATCCGGAAAAACATCGGTCTTGAATTCACTATTAGATTTGTTGCCTAAAAATGAGCGCGTGGTGGTCATCGAAGACACTTCAGAAATTGCTCTTTCAAATGGCGCCAGTATGAAACTGCATACCAGAGAAGATCCTCAAGGCATTTTGCCTAACATAGATCAAACTCAACTGGTGAAGCGTTCGTTGCGACTAAGGCCAGATCGATTGGTGATGGGTGAAGTGCGTGGATCTGAAGCAAAAGATTTCTTAATGGCGTTGGCGACAGGGCATGCGGGAAGCTTTGGAACGCTTCATGCGCAAGATCCCCAACAGGCATTGATTCGCCTGGAAATGTTGATCCAAATGGGTGCACCCCAATGGAATCTGATAGCAATTCGTCGTCTGATTCAGCTCTCGCTCGACTACATTCTGGTTGCCGGTCGAGAGCCATCAGGTTTAAGAATTTTTAAAGGGGCTTATCGCCTGTGTTCTCTTGAGGACCACGGCTTCCTGGTTGAGCCATTGGACCTGACTTCGTCGGGAAGAACTCTTGAGCGTCTTTGA
- a CDS encoding hybrid sensor histidine kinase/response regulator, protein MSKHTILCVDDEIDNVEALERLFRKKYTVLKATSGKQALEVLDQHRGSLALIITDQRMPEMTGVEFLEKTLESHPETVRILLTGYTDLESVISAVNKGQIFRYITKPWDPVDLANTVDHAVDRFALGQELKTKNSELAKALDELKSLDVAKSNFMILINHELKTPLTSILSFSALLSESALADEDKLMVNRISRSADRLKNLVDDVLLIVRAETNQLKIDVQNVSFSEFSDLPKEVVNLLNQKNITIGNHISPNGVLADVRLVKQIMQRLIHNAAKFCQDGTEIEVKVAPEANVARFSVTNRGPHLSSKVVEKIMKPFYIDEDVMHHSSGTGLGLTICQAILKAHGSHLQFKNTDQGVMVSFELPLANP, encoded by the coding sequence ATGAGCAAGCACACAATTCTTTGTGTTGACGATGAAATAGATAACGTAGAAGCCTTAGAGAGGTTGTTTCGAAAGAAATATACTGTACTTAAGGCTACGTCTGGAAAGCAGGCCCTAGAGGTTCTCGACCAACATCGAGGCTCCTTGGCGTTGATCATCACAGACCAACGTATGCCTGAAATGACGGGCGTGGAGTTTTTAGAAAAAACTCTGGAATCTCATCCTGAAACAGTTCGCATTCTTTTGACGGGTTACACAGATCTTGAATCTGTGATTTCAGCTGTGAATAAAGGTCAAATTTTTCGCTACATCACGAAACCCTGGGATCCCGTGGATCTTGCGAACACCGTGGATCACGCAGTTGATCGCTTCGCCTTAGGCCAAGAACTGAAAACGAAAAATTCAGAATTAGCAAAAGCGTTGGACGAGTTGAAAAGCCTGGATGTCGCGAAATCCAATTTCATGATTTTGATTAACCACGAATTGAAAACTCCACTGACTTCAATCCTAAGCTTCTCGGCTTTGCTGAGCGAGTCGGCTTTGGCAGATGAAGACAAACTGATGGTGAACCGCATTTCTCGCAGTGCCGATCGGTTGAAAAATCTGGTGGACGATGTTTTGTTGATTGTTCGTGCTGAAACAAATCAGCTCAAAATCGACGTACAAAATGTTTCATTCTCTGAATTCAGCGATCTTCCTAAAGAAGTCGTAAATCTTTTGAATCAGAAAAATATCACCATCGGAAATCACATCTCCCCTAACGGTGTGCTGGCAGACGTGCGTTTAGTGAAACAGATTATGCAAAGATTGATTCACAATGCGGCAAAGTTTTGTCAGGACGGAACGGAAATCGAAGTCAAAGTAGCTCCGGAAGCAAATGTGGCACGCTTCTCTGTCACAAACCGCGGTCCTCATCTTTCCAGTAAAGTTGTGGAAAAAATCATGAAGCCTTTTTACATTGATGAAGATGTCATGCACCATTCATCAGGAACTGGCTTGGGATTGACCATTTGTCAGGCTATTTTAAAAGCGCACGGCTCACACTTGCAATTTAAGAATACCGATCAAGGTGTAATGGTTTCCTTCGAACTTCCTCTCGCGAATCCGTAA
- a CDS encoding Flp family type IVb pilin yields MNKFITNKKGQGLIEYLIIVAIVAVGSIAVIKVVGANIDVQFANVAKALGGDSGKVAAKEVTEGMYKKRDFGNFFEDSVNDKSSNKSKGK; encoded by the coding sequence ATGAATAAATTCATCACAAACAAAAAAGGCCAGGGCCTTATCGAATATCTTATTATTGTAGCCATCGTTGCCGTTGGCAGTATCGCTGTCATCAAAGTCGTGGGCGCCAACATCGATGTCCAATTCGCCAACGTCGCCAAGGCTTTAGGTGGAGATTCCGGCAAAGTAGCAGCTAAAGAAGTCACTGAAGGCATGTACAAAAAACGCGATTTCGGAAATTTCTTTGAAGACTCAGTCAATGACAAGTCATCAAACAAATCGAAAGGCAAATAA
- a CDS encoding RNA polymerase sigma factor RpoD/SigA, whose protein sequence is MAKTKAKTSPEKDKKVTAASKEASPAKPAPKKAPAKKTSKEKVEPKKVVAEIVEDESTDSMEHAEADKAYAVPSSHDEDIEEFAEPEESPKLPSIDSSKALASSDPLVMYLNEIRKYKVLTKEEEIALAKKYFETKDPEAAQALVKSNLRFVVKVAAEYSKFGAKMIDLIQEGNVGLMHAVREFNPYKGARLITYAVWWIKGYIQEYLMRQYSMVRIGTTQNQRKLFYQLQKEKNALDAMGVEPTTALISSRLGIPEDEVRDMAMRMSGRDVSLDKPVDDDSGTSLGDLQKGISDQPLDEQLAREEQLEILKQKIEEIRPELSDREKIILDERILNDEPLTLQEIGEKYGITREAVRQMEARLMKKIKAKMEDEE, encoded by the coding sequence ATGGCAAAAACCAAGGCAAAAACTTCTCCCGAGAAGGACAAAAAGGTAACGGCGGCTTCCAAAGAAGCCAGCCCGGCAAAACCTGCGCCTAAAAAAGCCCCTGCCAAAAAAACTTCAAAAGAAAAAGTCGAACCCAAAAAAGTTGTCGCGGAAATCGTTGAGGACGAATCGACGGATTCTATGGAACACGCAGAAGCTGATAAAGCTTACGCTGTTCCTTCTTCTCATGACGAGGACATTGAAGAGTTCGCAGAGCCTGAAGAATCTCCCAAACTTCCGAGTATCGATAGCTCCAAGGCTCTCGCATCCAGCGATCCTTTGGTGATGTATTTGAACGAGATCCGTAAATACAAAGTTTTGACCAAAGAAGAAGAGATCGCTCTAGCAAAAAAATATTTTGAAACCAAAGATCCCGAGGCAGCTCAAGCCCTGGTGAAATCGAATTTGCGCTTTGTCGTCAAAGTCGCAGCTGAGTATTCTAAATTTGGTGCGAAGATGATCGACTTGATTCAAGAAGGCAACGTGGGACTAATGCACGCCGTACGCGAGTTCAATCCCTACAAAGGTGCCCGCTTAATCACTTACGCCGTCTGGTGGATCAAAGGTTATATTCAAGAGTATTTGATGCGTCAGTATTCCATGGTGCGCATTGGGACGACTCAGAACCAAAGAAAACTTTTCTATCAGCTGCAAAAAGAAAAAAATGCGTTGGACGCCATGGGTGTTGAACCCACAACGGCTTTGATCAGCTCCCGCCTGGGAATTCCTGAAGACGAAGTTCGCGACATGGCGATGCGTATGTCAGGGCGTGATGTCAGTTTGGATAAACCTGTGGACGATGACTCCGGCACCAGCTTGGGTGATCTGCAAAAAGGTATCAGCGATCAACCGTTGGATGAGCAACTGGCGCGTGAAGAACAACTGGAAATTCTAAAACAGAAAATCGAAGAAATTCGCCCCGAACTTTCTGACCGAGAGAAGATCATTCTGGATGAGCGTATTCTGAATGACGAACCCCTGACTTTGCAGGAGATCGGTGAAAAATACGGCATCACGCGTGAGGCTGTTCGTCAGATGGAAGCGCGCTTGATGAAGAAGATCAAAGCCAAAATGGAAGACGAAGAGTAG
- a CDS encoding DUF1266 domain-containing protein, with translation MQRVLPETTLEKNMMCMGAVFIEENFLLDDLYEIIGSDLVEGQELAEDVKEQVLEEVGEYFFRLDMNWGDEIKADCIEILQDYWGVKSREDALKNLEDIRQQGHRVKFNVLRGIVPADGNLDHHTLEKFKQVFTFDFSEDKPAQISDEDIRKLAQWFQRTHRFLGQHGILAWDAARFVHLARLSFVAGYLNDNEAWAEILKMAPIANDKFHDWMEFSQSFLIGRTFWSGSEDPLVKKICERLLGHPASPWNFYPLS, from the coding sequence ATGCAAAGAGTTTTGCCCGAAACAACCTTAGAAAAAAACATGATGTGCATGGGTGCTGTTTTTATTGAAGAAAACTTTCTTTTGGACGATTTGTACGAAATCATTGGTTCCGATTTGGTGGAAGGTCAGGAATTGGCGGAGGACGTCAAAGAGCAGGTTCTGGAAGAGGTGGGCGAGTACTTCTTTCGCCTGGATATGAACTGGGGCGATGAAATCAAAGCGGATTGTATCGAAATTCTGCAGGATTATTGGGGAGTTAAAAGTCGTGAAGATGCTCTTAAGAATCTGGAGGACATTCGCCAACAGGGTCATCGCGTAAAGTTCAATGTCTTGCGTGGTATCGTACCTGCGGATGGAAACTTGGATCATCACACGCTGGAAAAATTCAAACAGGTCTTTACCTTTGATTTCAGCGAAGATAAGCCGGCGCAGATTTCCGATGAGGACATTCGTAAACTTGCTCAATGGTTTCAAAGAACACATAGGTTTTTAGGTCAGCATGGCATCCTTGCCTGGGATGCGGCTCGTTTCGTTCACCTGGCGCGCTTGAGTTTTGTTGCGGGATATTTAAATGACAACGAGGCCTGGGCTGAAATTCTTAAAATGGCGCCGATTGCCAATGACAAATTTCACGACTGGATGGAGTTTTCCCAAAGCTTCCTGATTGGCCGAACATTTTGGTCGGGCAGTGAAGATCCCTTGGTTAAGAAAATCTGCGAAAGATTGCTGGGTCATCCGGCAAGTCCTTGGAACTTCTACCCCCTTTCTTAG
- a CDS encoding amidohydrolase: MHLKIPRLYDSHTHFLATGEFATGLMLFDLPSAEAIRYVSLQGKTAFRGGWLVGFGWDENKWADKKLPTKQQLDDIFPNYPVYLARADGHTAWVNSQALKALGLQSESGLLSEKDHLQSFDKIPPYEKAQQRLQILAACKMFNRAGFTHIRDMSCTDSLWNLLVEMENAGELTLAIEENYTIHELNQLDRAIASILVARQQPTRLLRAKGIKFFYDGSLGSETALLSRPYNGEGNNFGKTLWSLEDAEEVLKLTWAAGLEVSVHTIGDEAAHQIVKLARKVSAQGFVGRLNLEHAQVLRSETIQMMKPLHVRCHMQPCHWLSDRKWLQQKLRGLYSYAFPWEALKNAQIPISFGCDSPIEPTSFFANKQALEESPKERIKRFTGDLSVYHAHPDATWTDSWTVIEDDRIQEVVFDGKALDLT; the protein is encoded by the coding sequence ATGCATTTAAAGATCCCGCGTCTTTATGACAGTCATACTCACTTTTTAGCTACTGGCGAATTTGCGACAGGGTTGATGCTATTTGATCTGCCAAGTGCTGAAGCGATTCGCTATGTGTCTTTGCAGGGTAAAACCGCTTTTCGCGGCGGTTGGCTGGTGGGATTTGGCTGGGATGAAAACAAATGGGCGGATAAAAAACTTCCGACTAAGCAGCAGCTTGATGATATATTCCCGAACTATCCCGTTTATCTTGCCCGTGCTGATGGTCACACGGCTTGGGTGAATTCACAGGCATTGAAAGCTTTGGGTCTGCAGTCCGAATCGGGACTGCTCAGCGAAAAAGATCATCTGCAAAGTTTTGATAAAATCCCTCCGTACGAAAAAGCTCAACAGCGTCTGCAAATTCTTGCCGCCTGCAAAATGTTTAATCGTGCAGGGTTCACGCACATCCGCGATATGTCTTGCACAGATTCTTTGTGGAATCTTTTGGTCGAGATGGAAAATGCGGGCGAGCTGACCTTGGCGATCGAGGAAAATTACACCATTCATGAACTGAATCAGTTGGATCGAGCGATTGCCTCTATTTTGGTGGCACGTCAGCAACCGACTCGTTTGTTAAGAGCGAAGGGTATCAAATTTTTCTATGACGGTTCGTTAGGTTCAGAAACCGCGTTGTTGTCTCGTCCCTATAATGGCGAGGGCAATAACTTCGGTAAGACTTTGTGGTCATTAGAGGACGCTGAAGAAGTTCTGAAGTTAACTTGGGCCGCGGGACTGGAAGTTTCCGTTCATACTATTGGAGACGAAGCGGCTCACCAAATCGTAAAGCTTGCACGTAAAGTGTCAGCGCAAGGATTTGTGGGACGTTTGAATTTAGAACATGCGCAAGTTTTAAGATCTGAAACCATCCAGATGATGAAGCCACTTCACGTGCGCTGCCATATGCAGCCTTGTCACTGGTTGAGTGATCGCAAATGGTTGCAACAAAAACTTCGTGGCCTGTATTCCTATGCATTTCCATGGGAAGCCTTGAAGAATGCACAGATTCCGATTTCTTTTGGTTGCGATAGTCCGATTGAACCCACGTCGTTCTTTGCAAACAAGCAGGCGCTTGAGGAAAGTCCGAAAGAAAGAATCAAACGCTTCACTGGTGATTTGAGTGTGTATCACGCCCATCCGGATGCGACGTGGACTGATTCGTGGACTGTGATCGAGGATGATCGCATCCAAGAAGTTGTTTTTGACGGAAAAGCTTTAGATCTGACTTAA